Proteins encoded in a region of the Hippopotamus amphibius kiboko isolate mHipAmp2 chromosome 11, mHipAmp2.hap2, whole genome shotgun sequence genome:
- the LOC130831304 gene encoding DLA class II histocompatibility antigen, DR-1 beta chain-like — MACLYFSGGSWMAALTVILMVLSPPLAWARETQQHFLLQFKSYCYFTNGTERVRYVTRCIYNGEEYVRFDSDVGEYRAVTELGRPDAKYWNSQKDILEQRRSQVDRYCRHNYGVGESFTVQRRVEPTVTVYPAKTQPLQHHNLLVCSVNGFYPGHVEVRWFRNGQEEEAGVVSTGLIPNGDWTFQTMVMLETVPQSGEVYTCQVEHPSQTSPIAVEWRARSESAQSKMMSGVGGFVLGLLFLGVGLFLYFRNQKGKEPVVS; from the exons ATGGCGTGCCTGTATTTCTCTGGAGGCTCCTGGATGGCAGCTCTGACGGTGATACTGATGGTGCTGAGCCCTCCCCTGGCTTGGGCCAGGGAGACCCAAC AGCATTTCTTGCTCCAGTTTAAGAGCTACTGTTACTTCACCAACGGGACGGAGCGGGTGCGGTACGTGACCAGATGCATCTATAACGGAGAGGAGTACGTGCGCTTCGACAGCGACGTGGGCGAGTACCGGGCGGTGACCGAGCTGGGGCGGCCAGACGCCAAGTACTGGAACAGCCAGAAGGACATCCTGGAGCAGAGGAGGTCCCAGGTGGACAGGTACTGCAGACACAACTACGGGGTTGGTGAGAGCTTCACGGTGCAGCGGCGAG TTGAGCCTACAGTGACTGTGTATCCTGCAAAGACCCAGCCCTTGCAGCACCACAACCTCCTGGTCTGCTCTGTGAATGGTTTCTATCCAGGCCATGTTGAAGTCAGGTGGTTCCGGAACGgccaggaagaggaggctggggtggTCTCCACAGGCCTGATCCCTAATGGAGACTGGACCTTCCAGACCATGGTGATGCTTGAAACAGTCCCTCAGAGTGGAGAGGTCTACACCTGCCAAGTGGAGCACCCCAGCCAGACAAGCCCTATCGCAGTGGAATGGA GGGCCCGGTCTGAATCTGCTCAGAGCAAGATGATGAGTGGAGTCGGGGGCTTTGTtctggggctgctcttccttgggGTGGGGCTGTTCCTCTACTTCAGGAATCAGAAAGGTAAGGAGCCTGTTGTCAGTTGA